CGTCCGGTACAGCCCCTCCAACCCACCCGTCCGCAGTACCCACCGGCTGAGGTCGCGTTCCCTGATGTCGAGTCACCACACCGCACCCGCGCGGAAACCAGCGCGGCTACCGTCGTACTCCTACGGGTTTTCGTACGACGTCGAGGGGACGTGAGCGGCATGAGCCTCGGAGACGACCAAGAGGGCTCCGGCGGTTACGGCGGCACGGGCCAGACCCGCACCCGGTACCCGGAGGGCGGCAGCGACGTCTACGGCGGCGCCCGCCGCTCCGGCCGCTCGTCCTCCCGAAGCCTGGTCACCGTGGTCGGCGTCATCGTCCTCCTGATCGCCGCGATCGCCTTCGCGAACCGTGGGGGAGGCGGTGCCTCTTCTTCGGCGGAGGGTGCGGGGGGCCAGCCGGACGTCGCGTCGACGGCACCCAGCGGGACCAAACCGGTGCAGTCCACGCCGGGAGTGATTCCCACGGGCTACACGCATGACGTCCAAGGCGCGCAGAGCGCGGCAGCGAACTACGCCGTCGCGCTGGGCTCGGCCGACATGTTCAACAAGGCCAAGCGCGACGCGACCCTGCAGACGATCATCGCCCCCACCCATGTCGCCGATTTCACGTCGACTCTGGACAAGGCCTACACCCCGGCCTTCAGCAAAAGCATCGGACTGAACGACGACGGCTCCACGCCGGTCGGCTACACCTTCGTGTCCCGTACCAGTCCGGTCGGCACCAAGGTCACCCAGTCCTCCCAGAACAGCGCGACCGTCGATGTCTGGTGCAGCGGGCTGCTCGGCATGGCAGGCGAGAAGTCCACGAACCCCGTCACCAACAGCTGGTTCACCATCACCATGCAGCTCGAGTGGACCGCCGACGACTGGAAGGTCGTCACGCAGTCCCAGAAAGAAGGCCCGGCGCCCGTCCCAGGCGACGACACGGCCTCCAGCGCCGACGAGATGGCGAAGGCTGTCGCGGAGTACGGAGGGTTCACCTATGCCCGGTAGTCGCTACGTACTCAAGGCCGCCGCGGCGGCCACAGCCGTGCAGACCGCGACCGTGCTGCTGGCGGGCCGGGCCTTCGCGGCCCCGTCGCCCTCACCGTCTCCCACGACGAGCGACGACGCCTGCCGCCTGATCACCGGCACCGCCCGTTCCCTGTGCGAGAGCGACCGCAACAGCAAGTCGAACGGCGGATCGATCAACGACGATCCCACCTCCACCCTCGACCCCATGTCCTCCCTGGCCAAAAGCTGCGCGAAGGCCGCCGCCTGGACCATCGACAAGCTCAGCGAGGCCGTCAAGAACACCGCGAACGTCGACTTCACCAACCAGAAGTTCCTCCAGCAGTACGCGGTCGTCTTCGCGGCATCAACCATCCTCACCCTTCTCCTGTGGCTGCTGGCCGTAGCCAAGCGCGCGGTGCGAGGCGCCCCCCTCACCACCGCCATCAGCGAGGCGATCGGGTTCCTGTGGCTGACCGTGCTCGCGTCCGCCTTCACCCCCCTCATCCTCTACACCGTCGTCTCCGCCACCGACGGCGTCTCAGAGGTCCTCGCGAAGGCCACCGGCGACCAGACCGACACCTTCTTCGGCACCTTCTCCGGCGCCCTGGAGAAGGGCAACGACATCGGCGGCGGCCCCATCATGCTGATCGTCGTCTCCCTGGTCAGCATCCTCGCCGCCGGCGTCCTGTGGCTGGAGCTCGTCATCCGAGCCGCCCTCCTCTACGTCGGCGCCCTCCTCGGCACCGTCGTCTACGCCGGCCTCGTCGACAAGAACCTCTGGGGCCACGTCCGCCGCTGGGCCGGCATCATGATCGCCGTCATCCTGGTCAAACCGGTGATCGTCATCGTCCTCGGCCTCGCCGGCGCGCTCTCCTCCGACGACGGCCCCGACGCCTTCTCCGCCGTCGTCTCCGGCCTCGCCATCATCCTGCTCGCCATCTTCGCCAGCGCGATGATCTACCGTTTCGTCCCCGGCTTCGGCGACGAGATCGCCGGCTCCCGCAACAACCGCATCATGCAGAACGCCGAGGGCAAGGCCGCTGCGGTGATCAGCTCCCCGGCCACCCTGGTCGCCCAGGGCATCAAGACCCACAGCTCCCGGGCCGACAACAACGGTCAGGCCTCCGGAGGTTCGGGCGCCCGCCCGAGCAACCCGGCGTCCGGCGGAGTCGCCGCCCACAGCTCGCGCACCCCGAACGGAGGCGGCGGATCTGTCCCCTCCGCCGCTCCCGCCCCGCGCTCGAGCAACCCGGTGAACAGCCCGCACGCCGGCAACACCCGCAACAGCAGTAGCAACAGCACAGGAGGTGACGGGCGTTGACGACCGAGTCCCACGTGTCGCATACGGTCACGCCCCGCCGTACATATCTGATCGGCCGCGCCCGGCCGAACGCGATCGTCGGCCGCAACCGCGAGACGGGCGAGATCGCGCTCATCATCGTGGGCGCGTTCCTCGGCATGATGTGCGGGCTCCTCGTCCCGGTGCTCTCCCTGCGCATCGTGCTGCTGATGGGCTTCCCGCTCGTCGCTCTCGCCGCGGTCTACGTGCCCTACAAGCGCCGCACGTTCTACAAGTGGTTCGAGATCAACCGCAGTTACAAACGGACCCTGCGCCAGGGCACGACCTACCGCTCCTCCGTGATGGAGGCCGGCACCCACGTCGACGGCCGCGAGGTCGAGGTCGGCCCGCCCCCCGGCATCGGCCGGATCAACTGGCTCGCCGCCCCGTTCGGCCCCGACGAGATCGCCGTACTGCTCCACGCGGACCGCCGCACGGTGACGGCCGCGATCGAGATCGAGGGCCCCGGCGTCGGCCTGCGCGACTCCGAGGACCAGGAAGCCCTCGTCGACCGCTTCGGCACCCTCCTCAAGCACGTGGCCAACGGCGACGGCTTCGTCACCCGTATCCAGATGCTCGCCCGCACCCTCCCCGCCGACCCCGACGCCCACGCCAAGGACGTCGCGATGCGCGGGGACGAGAAGGCACTGCCATGGCTGCAGTCGTCGTACGACCAACTCCAGTCGATGGTGTCGACCAGCAGCGAGCAGCACCGCGCCTACCTCGTCGCCTGCATGCACTTCAACCGCGAACTCGCCGCAGAGGCCCAGGCGATGGCCCGCGCGGCCCGCCCCCAGTCCGGCCGCAAGCTCGACCGGGACGCGGGGCTCGCCGTCGTCATGGCCCGTGAGCTGACCGACATCTGCTCGCGCCTCCAGGAGGCCGATATCCGGGTCCGCCAGCCCCTCGGCCAGGGCCGTCTCGCGTCCCTCATCCACTCCATGTACGACCCGGACCACCCCATCGACCACATCCAGGCGATGACCAAGCGCAACGCCTGGCCGGCCGAACTCGACGCCATGGAACCGACGTTCCTCCAGGCGAAGACCCGGGAGTCCAGCACCCGCGCGCCCTGGTGCCACGCCACGGCCTGGGTGAAGGAGTGGCCGATGACCCCGGTGGGCGTCAACTTCCTGGCGCCCCTGCTCGTCCACACCCCGGACGTCATCCGCACGGTCGCCGTCACGATGGACCTCGAACCCACCGAGATCGCCATCGAGCGCATGCTGACCGAGAAGACGAACGACGAGGCGGAGGCCTCCCGCGCAGCCAAGAT
This portion of the Streptomyces canus genome encodes:
- a CDS encoding SCO6880 family protein translates to MTTESHVSHTVTPRRTYLIGRARPNAIVGRNRETGEIALIIVGAFLGMMCGLLVPVLSLRIVLLMGFPLVALAAVYVPYKRRTFYKWFEINRSYKRTLRQGTTYRSSVMEAGTHVDGREVEVGPPPGIGRINWLAAPFGPDEIAVLLHADRRTVTAAIEIEGPGVGLRDSEDQEALVDRFGTLLKHVANGDGFVTRIQMLARTLPADPDAHAKDVAMRGDEKALPWLQSSYDQLQSMVSTSSEQHRAYLVACMHFNRELAAEAQAMARAARPQSGRKLDRDAGLAVVMARELTDICSRLQEADIRVRQPLGQGRLASLIHSMYDPDHPIDHIQAMTKRNAWPAELDAMEPTFLQAKTRESSTRAPWCHATAWVKEWPMTPVGVNFLAPLLVHTPDVIRTVAVTMDLEPTEIAIERMLTEKTNDEAEASRAAKMNRTVDPRDIAAHNRLDQRGEDLASGAAGVNLVGYITVSSRNPEALARDKRTIRASAGKSYLKLEWCDREHHRAFVNTLPFATGIRR